Within the Papaver somniferum cultivar HN1 unplaced genomic scaffold, ASM357369v1 unplaced-scaffold_132, whole genome shotgun sequence genome, the region AAGCATCAAACCAGAATCTCACCGCCTTCCCATTCTTCACCTGCATATTACATTTTCCCTGAATCAAAGAACTAGTCTTTAAAATGTTCTTCCAATACCCTTTCCACTGAGATAAATTATCATCAACTGGAAAGAATATCTCCTTCTTTGCTTTGAATTTCTCTTGCACAATCCTCCTCCACAGAGCATTCTTCTCATTTGTGTACCTCCAAATCCATTTAGAAAGAAGGGCTAAAATTTGTGAGCTTCAGATTCTTCGCACCTAAACCACCTTTGCTAATTGGAGTacaaattttcttccaagaaaCCCAGCACATTTTTCTCTTATCTTCTGAAGAATCCCATAGAAAATTCCTCATAATTTTAGTTAACTTCTTCTCCACAGCTACATGCAAATGAATGAGATACAAATAGTATAGAGGCAAACTTGCAAGACAACTTTTAAGAAGTGTTAGCCTTCCAGCTTTGTTCAGAAATTTCCTTTTCCATAAAGCCAATTTCTTTTCCATCCTTTGAATAATATCCTCCCATATTGTTGCATTTCTAGCTGTTATTCCCAAAGGCAACCCAAGATACTTAATTGGCATAACTTCCACCTTACATCCAAATTCTAAAGCTAAATCTTTAACAATAGCATCTGCACCAACACTGATCATTGAACTTTTATCCAAGTTCAGCTTCAACCCAGTAAACATTTCAAATGTAGAAAGAATCAGCAATAATTCACCTTAACAACATATGCCTTCAAGAAAATCAGGGTATCATCAGCAAATTGTAAATGAGAAAATTGAATTCCATTTTCTGCAACCATAAAACCATGAATCTGTCCTCTTTGCATTGCATCCTCCAACAGCTTAGACAGTACCTCAACCAttaagagaaaaataaaaggagACAAAGAACCTCATTGTCTTAAACCTTTTGTAGGTTTGAATTTTTCACTTGAGCTGCCATCGCTAACAGTGAAATATTAGAAGAAGTAATGCACCATTGTAACCAAGAAACCCATTTCTCCCCAAATCCATGCTTTCTCGAAATACAAAACAATGCATCCCATTTTACATTATCAAAAGCCTTTTCCATGTCTATTTTACACAAAATACCTGGAACTTTAGACTTTAATCTACTGTCAATGCATTCTCCAGCCACTAGAACACCATCCAATATCTGTTTCTCCTTTATAAATGCCCCTTGAAAATCAGAAATTAAAAAAGGTATGCAGTTTTCAATCTATTTGCTAAAACTTTAGATAATACTTTGTAAGCACTACCCAACAAGCTTAATGGACTAAAATCCCTTGGAGAGCAAGTATCCTCTTTCTTTGGAATTAAAGATAAGAAAGAACAATTCATCCTCCAATCCCAAATGCCATAAGTATGAAACTCTGTCATCATCTTCATGAAATCATCCTTAATCACAtgccaattttttttataaaattccaTTGAAAACCCATCTGGTCCAGGAGACTTATTAGCACCCATATGCTTAATCACCTCATATACCTCTTCTTCACTGAATTCCCTTTCCATCCAAATTTTTATATCCTCATTGATCACAGGAAACTGCAGATTATTCATGTTAAAATGCACATCATCATGGTCTGTGAAAAGTGAAACAAAATAGTTCCTCATTTCTTCTTTAATCACCACCTGATCAAAACAGTCTTCTCCACCAACTTCTAACTTTGAAATTGTGTTCCTTTTCCTTCTAGAAGTAGCAATTCTATGAAAATATGAAGTATTTGCATCCCCCCATTTGAAATCATTCTGCTTAGCTCTAGAAAACCACTTCCTAGCCTCCATAACTGAGATAGAATTTAACTGAATTGCACTTTGAAGCCTCTCCTCCCACTTCAAATCAGTTAACCTCTCATTCTCCTCTTCTTGATCCAAAATACCAATCTTCTCTGTGAGTTCAACCTTCTCCCTTTTTACTGATCCAAATTCTTGCAAactccaacttttaagaaaaaatTTCAAGTTTTGTAGCTTTTTAAAGAAAATATAGCTAGCACCTCCATGAAAAGTCATATTCCTCCACCAAAGTTCCACCTTTCCAACAAAATCTTTATGAAAAATCCATGTGTTTTCAAACTTGAAATAAGGTTTACAGCTAATACCAGGATTTGTAACAATCATCAATGGCTTATGATCAAAAGTAGCTCTAGCCAAAGCAATTTGAATAGAGTTAGGAATTACCTCATCTAAATCCAAGTTAAATAAAAATCTATCTAACCTGCATAAAAGAGGATCACTTTGCATATCAGACCAAGTGAAGGAGCCACCCAATAATGGAAGATCCACCAACTCCTGATTATAGATAAACTCATTCAGAAAGTTGTTATTTCTGCTATCACCCTCTTCTCTATTTCTTTCAGCTTCAGACCTCACAACATTCATATCTCCTGCAATGCAAATAGGACCTCTCCACCATTTCCTTATTTCATCCAAATCCCTCCAAAAATTAGCTCTACCATTGTAATCACATGGTGAATAAACATTCACCACATCCCAGTTAAAACCATTAGACTTATTTTTCAACACAACTGAGATATTGTTAAACCCCAATCTCACATCTTCTTTAAAAAATTTATAACTATCCCATATTGTCAAAAGACCTCCACTGCTACCAATACTACCAGTAGAAGGAATGTACTCCCATTCATAATCTCCACCATACCAAAGATTCCTTACAAACCAGCTTGTAATCTTCATCATCTTTGTCTCCTGCACCATACAAATCCCACATCTTTGAGAAGCAATCAAATTTTTCAGATGAACCGTTTTATCATAAGAGTTAAGCCCTCTAATGTTCCAATTTATCATTTTAAAATCCATTAGACACATCTTCAAGAGAATTAACACAACCATCTTGACATTCAGCTTCACCAACATCTACCAAATTAGATTTGTTTTTGCTGAATCTGTCTCTGGATCTCTCCACCTGTTTTAAAATTGAACCCCTCAATTTATCTTCATCTCCTTCCAAATCACCTCCATGGTTCTTACAATGATTTAAAATTAAACTCAATGTTTCTTCAATCAAATCCTCATTCACCATCTGAACATTTTAAATATCCCATAATTTCTTCACTATTTGATTTTCAATATCTGAAAGTAAGTTAATTTCGGAAATTTTTTTGAACTCGCACTGCGAGTTCAAAAGGAATTCGCAGCATCAAAAGCCATTGGATGTGGAGATGTGACACCATGACTTAACCACAATTATATAATTAGATTTCTAAATATATTCTGTATCTTTAGTAAAGATAAATATGGTTAAATCCTTGGTTAGGTGATGTCATATCTCCATCATCTGACGGCTG harbors:
- the LOC113332924 gene encoding uncharacterized protein LOC113332924; the protein is MEKAFDNVKWDALFCISRKHGFGEKWVSWLQWCITSSNISLLAMAAQLLEDAMQRGQIHGFMVAENGIQFSHLQFADDTLIFLKAYVVKLNLDKSSMISVGADAIVKDLALEFGCKVEVMPIKYLGLPLGITARNATIWEDIIQRMEKKLALWKRKFLNKAGRLTLLKSCLASLPLYYLYLIHLHVAVEKKLTKIMRNFLWDSSEDKRKMCWVSWKKICTPISKGGLGAKNLKLTNFSPSF